From Plasmodium yoelii strain 17X genome assembly, chromosome: 11, a single genomic window includes:
- a CDS encoding mitochondrial import inner membrane translocase subunit TIM23, putative, whose amino-acid sequence MGDYLKTGSVNYDLEILKKKPEKKLSFDKQNLYLQGYGRQWGEKLVYSVGLAYGSGLILGGGCGLLSGIIKGGKTKKLFLNSVLNSTSVIGPNVANQMASLTMIYYALNNFVKLFTKNDEVYNSSIAGFFAGCIYKSSSNYKIMGSYSILSSAAFSLIDYGFKKGYI is encoded by the exons atgggAGATTATTTAAAAACAGGATCAGTAAATTATGATttagaaatattaaaaaaaaaacctgaaaaaaaattatctttTGATAAGCAAAATTTATACCTACAAGGATATGGAAGACAATGGGGTGAAAAATTAGTATACAGTGTTGGATTGGCCTATGGTTCGG gtTTAATATTAGGAGGAGGATGTGGTTTATTAAGTGGAATTATCAAAGGaggaaaaacaaaaaagctttttttaaattcagtTTTAAATTCTACGTCTGTTATTGGACCAAATGTTGCTAACCAAATGGCATCACTTACTATGATATATTATGCCTTGAATAATTTTGTAAAGCTCTttacaaaaaatgatgaagtTTACAATTCATCTATTGCAGGTTTTTTTGCTgggtgtatatataaaagttcatcaaactataaaattatgGGAAGTTATTCAATACTTTCATCAGCTGCTTTTTCTCTTATAGATTATGGATTTAAAAAGGGTTATATTTAg
- a CDS encoding DnaJ protein, putative yields MNYHKILGVTRNACKKTIREAYLKKVKLYHPDLNKSPDATTKFKQIQEAYQALYNDNYSQKLYDNENIYNQRTNSENKKNNKNYNNYNEFNDFHRAFYEEYRRMTKQEKHDEYARYTNNNSRYSINDIFHKYPREFFYINLMFKLFPLFVVPVIFLFVVYKQYILKSYFKEKPILIYDSYGRAFLIDTHGRKFRASEFDKY; encoded by the exons atgaattatcaTAAGATTTTAG GTGTAACAAGAAACGCTTGTAAAAAAACAATTCGTGAGGCATActtaaaaaaagttaaattaTATCACCCAGATTTAAATAAAAGCCCTGATGCCACAACAAAATTTAAGCAAATTCAGGAAGCATATCAAGCTctatataatgataattaCTCAC AAAAATTGTATGATAacgaaaatatttataatcaAAGAACCAATtctgaaaataaaaaaaacaataaaaactataataattataatgagTTCAACGATTTCCATAGAGCATTTTATGAAGAATATCGTAGAATGACAAAACAGGAAAAACACGACGAATATGCG AGATATACGAATAATAACTCCAGATACAGCATTAACGacatttttcataaatatccTAGggaatttttttacataaatttaatgtttaaattatttccCCTATTTGTGGTTCCAGTTATATTCCTTTTTGTTGTATATAAgcaatatat tttGAAGAGCTATTTTAAAGAAAAGCCAATACTTATATATGACTCATATG GGCGAGCCTTTTTGATAGATACCCATGGAAGGAAATTTAG AGCATCTGAATTCGATAAGTATTAa
- a CDS encoding ubiquitin-conjugating enzyme E2, putative, which translates to MCSSSRSSKELLRLQKELKDIENENVQEIDAHIKDSNFFEWVGFIKGPEGTPYEGGHFTLAITIPNDYPYNPPKIKFVTKIWHPNISSQTGAICLDVLKNEWSPALTIRTALLSIQALLSDPQPDDPQDAEVAKMYKENHALFVKTASVWTKTFATGPKEEPREVIIKKITEMGFSEDQAKNALIKANWNETLALNTLLENS; encoded by the exons ATGTGTTCATCATCAAGAAGTTCAAAAGAGTTGTTGAGATTACAAAAG GAATTAAAAGAcattgaaaatgaaaatgtcCAAGAAATAGATGCCCACATAAAAGATTCGAATTTCTTTGAGTGGGTCGGATTTATAAAGGGCCCAGAAGGAACGCCATATGAAGGTGGCCACTTTACTCTAGCCATAACGATACCAAATGATTACCCATATAATCCCCCTAAA ATTAAATTTGTTACTAAAATATGGCACCCTAATATTTCAAGTCAAACTGGTGCTATATGTTTagatgttttaaaaaatgaatggaGTCCTGCATTAACAATTAGAACAGCTCTTTTGTCAATTCAAGCTCTCCTTTCTGACCCCCAGCCAg ATGATCCTCAAGATGCAGAAGTTGCAAAAATGTACAAAGAAAACCATGCCCTCTTTGTTAAAACTGCAAG TGTATGGACAAAAACATTTGCAACGGGTCCAAAAGAAGAACCTCGTGAAGTTATT ATTAAGAAAATTACTGAAATGGGATTTAGCGAAGACCAAGCTAAG AATGCCTTGATAAAAGCAAACTGGAATGAGACCTTGGCATTAAACACATTATTAGAGAATTCTTAA
- a CDS encoding regulator of chromosome condensation, putative: MANFFNIKKSKEENVAQPKLVTKPIISSNFINKLPKYEDNRTIIYYWGKRVINENDSTPEHLPTIYTELSNVKINEISCNKTCALFLSNIGNMYSFGKGLHGELGQGNLIVYNMQPTLIDSVTNIKQIACGYNHSLCLSKDNVLYSWGHGNYNGLKCNYDQFVPTILNIINNGDAIETTQNFLSHLITDYEKSEKKKKKCTQIYAKYNQSIAVCDNNTSMYIWGETYNNYLKYMPTFFYKFESNQIKQIAMGKNFGILLLTNGELYGWGDGTYGELGRRSFDDEEGYYFIYPEQLILRDANNKKLPNINKISAGARHVLLITEDENVWSFGDKLSGQCGVSGFQNIVGTPKFVELHENNQKAKKVFCGERHSGCINKLNQLYMWGHSAHHKLIFTASSDFLLNQNAQPGISIQSGLKSKFSKATLIYSMLHQKVTNAYLGEDFTIVVVGGEITKNKKNGDQNSDKTFYSIQEDSAYISA; encoded by the coding sequence ATGGCaaacttttttaatataaaaaagtcCAAAGAAGAAAATGTGGCACAGCCAAAACTAGTAACAAAACCTATAATATcatcaaattttattaataaattaccAAAATATGAAGACAACAgaacaataatatattattgggGGAAGAGggtaataaatgaaaatgatagcACACCTGAACATTTACCAACAATATATACAGAGTTGAGTAATGTcaaaattaatgaaattaGCTGTAATAAAACATGTGctttatttttaagtaaTATTGGAAATATGTATTCTTTTGGTAAAGGATTACATGGGGAATTAGGCCAAGGAAATTTAATCGTATATAACATGCAACCAACGTTAATTGATTCAGTaactaatataaaacaaattgCATGTGGATATAATCATTCTCTTTGTTTATCTAAAGATAATGTTCTTTATTCATGGGGACATGGAAATTATAATGGGCTAAAATGCAATTATGATCAATTTGTACctactattttaaatattattaataatggaGATGCTATTGAAACAAcacaaaattttttatctcATTTAATAACTGATTAcgaaaaaagtgaaaaaaaaaaaaaaaaatgcacacaaatatatgcaaaatacAATCAAAGTATAGCAGTATGTGATAATAATACTTCTATGTATATATGGGGAGAAACATATAACAATTATTTGAAATATATGcctacatttttttataaatttgaatCAAATCAAATCAAACAAATAGCGATGGGAAAAAATTTtggaattttattattaacaaatgGTGAATTGTATGGATGGGGGGATGGAACTTATGGAGAATTAGGTCGGCGTTCTTTTGATGATGAAGAAGGatactattttatatatcctGAACAATTAATATTAAGAGATgctaataataaaaaattgcctaatattaataaaatcaGTGCTGGAGCAAGAcatgttttattaataacAGAAGATGAGAATGTGTGGTCTTTTGGAGATAAACTTTCAGGGCAATGTGGAGTTTCGGGTTTTCAAAATATTGTTGGGACACCTAAATTTGTTGAATTACATGAAAATAATCAAAAAGCAAAAAAGGTTTTTTGTGGGGAACGACATTCTGGGTGCATTAACAAATTAAATCAGCTTTATATGTGGGGTCATTCTGCTCAccataaattaatttttacagCTAGCTccgattttttattaaaccAAAATGCCCAACCTGGTATTTCTATACAATCGGGTTTAAAGAGTAAATTTAGCAAAGCAacattaatttattcaaTGTTACATCAAAAAGTTACTAATGCATATTTAGGTGAGGATTTTACTATTGTAGTTGTTGGAGGAGAAAtaactaaaaataaaaaaaatggagacCAGAATTctgataaaacattttattccATTCAGGAGGACAGTGCATATATATCAGCCTAA